TTGATTGGTATTTTTTATATCACCAACTTGAGGATTAAGGACTAATGCAAATTTGACGTTGCATTCTATTAATTTAGGTAATGCCAATCTCATACTGTTAAATGTATCTTTAACTGGTTCAATGATTGGTATTACGTTATTAATATCACCAAGAACATCCGCAAATTCACGTAATGCTATTAATTCAAATTGACGACCTCTTAAAAATGGAAAATACATAGAATTAGATTTGAATAGATTTATTAAGTTTAACTAATAATTGTGCATGCACCTTTTCATTAATATTCATTGCAAGTCCCATTTGTCTCAATTCCTTTTGAAAAGTTGCTATTTTTAGAGTATTAGACTTTCTTAATTTTAGTTGATTAATAAATAATCTATTTAGTTCATCTGATGGAATTTCTGCTATTAATTCTTCACATTTTGAAAACATATTAAAACTATTCATTTCTGGTAATTTCCCATAATAATTTTTAATAATGTCTTTATATTCCGAAGTTCTTATAGACCTTATGATTGTATTAGGACATATTTCAGAATTTTCTACAGAAGCCCGAATCTCTTTCATTTTCAGAGATTTATTTCGTTCTACTAAAATAATAATTCCAACTGATTCGTCATATTTTAAATACTTATCAGCTAAAGCTTCATGGGTTATTATATAATTATGTTTAAATATTTTTTTATAATCTAATAACTGGTTGCTTAATCTTTTATTTGAATCTAATTCTGTCTTAATTTCAAAAGCTTTACTAGTTCCATTAAACATTACAATATCTGCAATTGAATTACCTACTCTAAATTCATTGATAGCTACCGTATTTTTTACGCCATATTTATCTAGAAGTAATTCATTTATAAAGGTATTTTTATAAATGTACTCATTACGGTACTTAGATTTTAGTTCTTTATAAATATAACTTATATAATCATGATATGTATTAAACTTAATTCCAACTTGTGCTAGGTCATATTTTTTAATATTGGAATTTATAAATGAATAGTCATCATTTTGAATTAATTTTGAAAAATAAGTACTTGAAAAAACGGAAGAATAACTTCTCATTTTGTTTATCACAAAATTATTGTCAACATGTTTCATTTATACTTAATTTCAATTTATCCGTACAAATATAAACATTTTGAACTTATTCTTTTTATAATTAGAATTTAGCACAAAACAATCATTAAAAATAGATTAAGCAATATCCCTCTTTTTATTATATTTGTCCCATTAACACTTTGAAAGTTCTTAGTCCGATTGGTACCCTCATTGGTACCCTGTAAAATATAGCTCTGTAAAACATTGAAAACATTGGCTTGAAGCGATTTAAAGAGGAACCTCTTTCTCCGCAGAATTCGGGAAGCACTTTAAACAAAGGCTTCCCGTTTTTTTTACCCCTGTTTTTTACTCAAATTACCCACAAACTTCACAATACCAAAACAGATAAACTTTTGAATTAACAAAAAACTCAAATACTACTGCAAAAAAAATTGATTTCATCAACACAGATAATGATGCATTATCTTCCTGAAAAGCTACTATCAGAGAATTATTAGTTAAAAACGACATTGAAATCATTGAAGGAATTAAAATTATACCGAGCAAATGGAAGTTTAGGAGAAAGTAAAATCTCAACTACTAGGTATTTTTAAAACCAAAGAAACATATACTAAAAGAGCATTTTATAATAGATTTTCACTCTTTTTGTTACTTTAAAAACAATTATTTTGTCATAAATAGTTACTGACTTTATGAAAACAATATCAACAAAATATTGAAAACAATGCGTTCTATAACATTGTTAGACGTTTCTCAGTCCATAAAAACACTTTCGGTCAAAGTATTTATAATACAACTTATATTTAGCAAATCAACAACAACCGATATTCGCCTTTATTTTCTATTGGTGCTCTGTGAATACAAGGTAGCACCTGTTGTTGTGGATGATCTACCGCCAAGCGCCATAGATGGCCTAATCCTAAATTAACAGGTACTGCATGAGGTAGCGCCTGATAATGCAAATCAAAATAATTTTCCTTCAAAAAGTCTTCAAATTCCTCCGATGGGCCGTCATGTAAGGCTGCTAATTTATTCCGAATTTCAGGAATTAGAATTTTTTGTTTCGCTTGCGCATTTGAAATAATATCACTTGCTGCTCCGTGATAGGTGCATAAAAAAGTATCTGTTGCAATGGGCGAACGATCCACATGAAACGAATATACATCTGTGGATATGAAATCAAATTCATCATCACGTTCATAACATTTAAGTAAATTAAGAGCCGGAGAGGCTCCGAAATCGGTTAACAACCGTAAATCATTTAAGATAATTTCCCTTGCTATATTTCCCTT
This region of Flavobacterium lacustre genomic DNA includes:
- a CDS encoding sce7726 family protein — encoded protein: MKHVDNNFVINKMRSYSSVFSSTYFSKLIQNDDYSFINSNIKKYDLAQVGIKFNTYHDYISYIYKELKSKYRNEYIYKNTFINELLLDKYGVKNTVAINEFRVGNSIADIVMFNGTSKAFEIKTELDSNKRLSNQLLDYKKIFKHNYIITHEALADKYLKYDESVGIIILVERNKSLKMKEIRASVENSEICPNTIIRSIRTSEYKDIIKNYYGKLPEMNSFNMFSKCEELIAEIPSDELNRLFINQLKLRKSNTLKIATFQKELRQMGLAMNINEKVHAQLLVKLNKSIQI
- a CDS encoding DUF1826 domain-containing protein, coding for MHNIFSDSNQIGTVSGFSELVHTDFKGERNALCWYRNLDGDFNEIVAKLKIKENITEVYPKDLLALQLSEKGNIAREIILNDLRLLTDFGASPALNLLKCYERDDEFDFISTDVYSFHVDRSPIATDTFLCTYHGAASDIISNAQAKQKILIPEIRNKLAALHDGPSEEFEDFLKENYFDLHYQALPHAVPVNLGLGHLWRLAVDHPQQQVLPCIHRAPIENKGEYRLLLIC